From a region of the Streptomyces sp. NBC_01454 genome:
- a CDS encoding ABC transporter ATP-binding protein, whose translation MPAPAATAAPARHPAPAAPGPTSGIRFDGVSVTYGRHGEHTVLDALDLTVAPGEVLALLGPSGSGKTTALRTVAGFVQPSAGRVLIGDRDVTGLPPHKRGIGMVVQQYALFPHMKVADNVAFGLRAQKTPRAEIPGRVAEALEMTGMAAYAGRHPRELSGGQQQRVALARALAIRPGVLLLDEPLSALDAQLRSGMLAELARLHRELPDVSILYVTHDQIEALTLADRIAVLDRARLRDCGTPQDLYRRPRTEFTASFVGTANLLPVTVRADRDGVDFAGRQLTVPVGEGVAGGAAATLCLRPHLVGLGEGPHGGGPVNTLRGTVTEVQWRGSTHRLYVTVDGHRVLADPRELRTTPELGEEIALHFAPEDAVLIPAGLTEDGAHHD comes from the coding sequence ATGCCGGCCCCCGCCGCCACGGCAGCACCCGCCCGGCACCCGGCCCCCGCGGCACCCGGCCCCACCTCGGGCATCCGCTTCGACGGCGTCAGCGTCACCTACGGCCGGCACGGCGAACACACCGTCCTGGACGCCCTCGATCTGACCGTCGCCCCGGGCGAGGTGCTGGCCCTGCTCGGCCCGTCCGGCTCCGGGAAGACCACCGCGCTGCGGACGGTCGCCGGATTCGTCCAGCCGTCCGCCGGGCGGGTGCTGATCGGCGACCGTGACGTGACCGGGCTGCCACCCCACAAGCGCGGCATCGGCATGGTCGTCCAGCAGTACGCGCTGTTCCCGCACATGAAGGTCGCCGACAACGTCGCCTTCGGCCTCCGGGCGCAGAAGACCCCGCGCGCCGAGATCCCCGGCCGGGTCGCCGAGGCGCTGGAGATGACGGGCATGGCCGCGTACGCCGGACGGCACCCCCGGGAGCTGTCCGGCGGCCAGCAGCAGCGGGTCGCCCTCGCGCGGGCCCTCGCCATCCGCCCCGGCGTCCTGCTGCTGGACGAGCCGCTGTCCGCGCTCGACGCCCAGCTGCGCTCCGGCATGCTCGCCGAACTCGCCCGGCTGCACCGCGAACTGCCCGACGTCTCGATCCTCTACGTCACCCACGACCAGATCGAGGCCCTGACCCTGGCCGACCGGATCGCCGTCCTGGACCGGGCCCGGCTGCGGGACTGCGGCACCCCGCAGGACCTCTACCGGCGCCCGCGCACCGAGTTCACCGCCTCCTTCGTCGGCACCGCCAATCTGCTGCCGGTGACGGTGCGCGCGGACCGCGACGGCGTCGACTTCGCCGGGCGGCAGCTGACGGTGCCGGTCGGCGAGGGCGTGGCCGGGGGCGCCGCCGCCACCCTCTGTCTGCGGCCGCACCTCGTCGGACTCGGCGAGGGCCCGCACGGCGGCGGCCCCGTCAACACCCTGCGCGGCACGGTCACCGAAGTGCAGTGGCGCGGCTCGACGCACCGTCTGTATGTGACGGTCGACGGCCATCGCGTCCTGGCCGATCCGCGCGAACTGCGCACGACACCGGAGCTGGGCGAGGAGATCGCACTGCACTTCGCCCCCGAGGACGCGGTCCTCATCCCGGCGGGGCTCACGGAGGACGGTGCGCACCATGACTAG
- a CDS encoding 2-aminoethylphosphonate ABC transporter permease subunit, whose product MTRTQSAGVRRETAAAGTETETAPVPAAASPRPRPRPRRTGAAALWTLPPIAALALVFLYPLALVVWQSFTPEDGGAHSTAPYATVFAEASFRGALTNTVLLAVGATAGALLLGLVLSLVIAFVPFPGGRALSRFIDLFLAFPSFLITLALLFLYGTVGMANGLWTEVTGAAHGPLNFLHTPWGVLLAEVTYFTPFVMRPLLAAFSQVETGQLEAAASLGARPWRIVRTVILPEALPSLAAGGALVLVLGLNEFGIVLFTGAKDVVTLPMLVYTKALLDGDYTGACVVAVVNIALSVTLYALYRTVTSRTGGRAAPRTGGAHRAGA is encoded by the coding sequence ATGACTAGGACGCAATCGGCGGGCGTGAGGAGGGAGACGGCGGCGGCCGGGACGGAGACGGAGACGGCGCCGGTGCCGGCCGCGGCGAGCCCCCGCCCCCGCCCTCGCCCCCGCCGCACGGGGGCCGCCGCCCTGTGGACCCTCCCCCCGATCGCCGCCCTCGCCCTGGTCTTCCTCTACCCCCTGGCCCTGGTGGTGTGGCAGTCCTTCACCCCGGAGGACGGCGGCGCCCACTCCACCGCCCCGTATGCCACGGTCTTCGCCGAGGCCTCCTTCCGCGGGGCCCTGACGAACACGGTGCTCCTCGCGGTCGGCGCCACCGCCGGCGCGCTCCTCCTCGGCCTCGTGCTCTCCCTCGTCATCGCCTTCGTCCCGTTCCCCGGCGGCCGGGCCCTCAGCCGCTTCATCGACCTCTTCCTGGCCTTCCCCTCGTTCCTGATCACGCTGGCGCTGCTGTTCCTCTACGGCACCGTCGGCATGGCCAACGGCCTGTGGACGGAGGTGACCGGCGCCGCCCACGGGCCGCTGAACTTCCTCCACACCCCCTGGGGCGTGCTGCTGGCCGAGGTCACCTACTTCACCCCGTTCGTGATGCGCCCGCTGCTCGCCGCTTTCTCCCAGGTGGAGACCGGCCAACTGGAGGCCGCCGCCTCGCTGGGCGCCCGGCCCTGGCGGATCGTACGGACGGTGATCCTGCCGGAGGCGCTGCCCTCGCTGGCGGCCGGCGGCGCACTCGTCCTGGTCCTCGGCCTCAACGAATTCGGCATCGTGCTCTTCACCGGCGCCAAGGACGTCGTCACGCTCCCGATGCTCGTCTACACCAAGGCACTTCTCGACGGCGACTACACCGGAGCCTGCGTCGTCGCCGTCGTCAACATCGCGCTGTCCGTGACGCTCTACGCCCTCTACCGGACGGTGACGTCCCGTACGGGCGGCAGGGCGGCCCCCCGCACCGGAGGTGCTCACCGTGCTGGTGCCTAG
- a CDS encoding ABC transporter permease, whose protein sequence is MLVPSKSARRAIHLLFLALFVPVFALPLLVIVAASFATGWSGVLPSGATLAHYRDIAHGEPLDALLTSLATALAASLAALTAGTWAALAAEKRSRRTRRIIDALFLLPVAVPSVVVGLSLLVAFSRPPLLLNGTPQIVILAHTVLVTAFAYQSVTAALTRLDPAYEQSAAGLGARPAYVLWRVKLPLLLPSLTAAAGLCFALSMGELSATMMIYPPDWLPLPVQIFAATDRGSLFTGAALAVALMATTLLVLLGVSRIRTKASYR, encoded by the coding sequence GTGCTGGTGCCTAGCAAGTCCGCCCGCCGGGCCATCCACCTCCTCTTCCTCGCCCTCTTCGTCCCCGTCTTCGCGCTGCCGCTGCTGGTGATCGTCGCCGCGTCCTTCGCGACGGGCTGGAGCGGCGTCCTGCCCTCCGGCGCGACCCTGGCGCACTACCGGGACATCGCGCACGGCGAGCCGCTCGACGCCCTGCTCACCAGCCTGGCGACCGCACTGGCGGCGAGCCTCGCCGCGCTCACCGCCGGCACCTGGGCGGCCCTGGCCGCCGAGAAGCGCAGCCGCCGCACCCGCCGGATCATCGACGCCCTGTTCCTGCTCCCGGTCGCCGTCCCCTCCGTGGTCGTCGGCCTCTCCCTCCTCGTGGCCTTCTCCCGGCCCCCGCTCCTGCTCAACGGCACCCCGCAGATCGTGATCCTCGCCCACACCGTGCTGGTCACCGCCTTCGCCTACCAGTCCGTGACCGCCGCGCTGACCCGCCTCGACCCGGCGTACGAACAGAGCGCGGCCGGCCTCGGCGCCCGCCCCGCCTACGTCCTGTGGCGGGTCAAGCTCCCCCTGCTCCTGCCGTCCCTCACCGCGGCCGCCGGCCTCTGCTTCGCCCTGTCCATGGGTGAGCTGAGCGCCACGATGATGATCTATCCGCCGGACTGGCTGCCGCTGCCGGTGCAGATCTTCGCCGCCACCGACCGCGGTTCCCTCTTCACCGGTGCCGCCCTCGCCGTCGCCCTGATGGCCACCACCCTCCTCGTCCTCCTCGGTGTCTCCCGTATCCGCACCAAGGCCTCCTACCGCTGA
- a CDS encoding 2-aminoethylphosphonate ABC transporter substrate-binding protein, with the protein MSLSGIRPFRKPLAACCGALTLAASLTACGGASTTDPHAKEITVYSADGLKSERGDGFYDKVFQDFEKKTGIKVNYVESGSGAAVQRLARERANTKADVVVTLPPFIQQAEGKGLLDTYRPKGADQVAAADKDPAGKWTSIVNNYFCFIYNKKQLKKAPATWQDLLDPKFKDKLQYSTPGVAGDGTAVLIKALHDFGGQEPAMEFFKKLQANNVGPSSSTGQLAPKTDKGELLVANGDVQMNYANQKSMPDQGIFFPAAEPGAKPTTFSLPYAAGLVKDAPHRANAQKFLDYLLSPEVQQQVSAVGGGFTSRKDIKPTDSHATHLAALMKDVEIFHPDWNDIDKNLETYLEAWRTATGS; encoded by the coding sequence ATGTCCCTCTCCGGCATCCGCCCCTTCCGCAAGCCGCTCGCCGCCTGCTGCGGCGCCCTCACCCTCGCCGCCTCGCTCACCGCGTGCGGCGGCGCCTCCACCACCGACCCCCACGCCAAGGAGATCACCGTCTACAGCGCCGACGGCCTCAAGAGCGAGCGGGGCGACGGCTTCTACGACAAGGTCTTCCAGGACTTCGAGAAGAAGACCGGCATCAAGGTCAACTACGTCGAGTCCGGCTCCGGCGCGGCCGTTCAGCGCCTGGCCCGCGAGCGGGCCAACACCAAGGCCGACGTCGTCGTCACCCTTCCGCCGTTCATCCAGCAGGCCGAGGGCAAGGGCCTGCTGGACACCTACCGCCCCAAGGGCGCCGACCAGGTCGCCGCCGCCGACAAGGACCCGGCCGGCAAGTGGACCTCGATCGTCAACAACTACTTCTGCTTCATCTACAACAAGAAGCAGCTGAAGAAGGCCCCCGCCACCTGGCAGGACCTGCTGGACCCGAAGTTCAAGGACAAGCTCCAGTACTCCACGCCCGGCGTCGCCGGCGACGGCACCGCCGTGCTCATCAAGGCCCTGCACGACTTCGGCGGCCAGGAACCGGCCATGGAATTCTTCAAGAAGCTCCAGGCCAACAACGTCGGCCCGTCCTCCTCCACCGGCCAGCTCGCCCCCAAGACGGACAAGGGCGAACTCCTCGTCGCCAACGGCGATGTCCAGATGAACTACGCCAACCAGAAGTCGATGCCGGACCAGGGCATCTTCTTCCCCGCCGCCGAGCCCGGCGCCAAGCCCACCACCTTCTCCCTCCCGTACGCCGCCGGCCTGGTCAAGGACGCCCCGCACCGCGCCAACGCCCAGAAGTTCCTCGACTACCTGCTGTCCCCCGAGGTCCAGCAGCAGGTCTCCGCCGTCGGCGGCGGCTTCACCTCCCGCAAGGACATCAAGCCCACCGACTCCCACGCCACCCACCTCGCCGCCCTCATGAAGGACGTCGAGATCTTCCACCCGGACTGGAACGACATCGACAAGAACCTTGAGACCTACCTCGAGGCGTGGCGCACGGCTACGGGGAGCTGA
- a CDS encoding GntR family transcriptional regulator, with protein sequence MPSEETGAVDHRSLHERIAADLRDEIMNGDLAPGAKLPSTAQLKERFAASNATVQKALGLLKDERLVVGRAGAAVTVRDHRQRTMRPASYMAPAAGGERYRWLTEAEKLGTHARSRLLRVADVVPPADVAAALGLPEGGTALLRHQLLLIDDEPVELVSSYYPPEIARGTAIEKRRKIRGGTPALLAELGYPPRLSVDRVSARVPTQEQFTALRLPGDLPVLRTLRVVHGEGDRPLEVTVMVKAGHLYEMQYEFTAE encoded by the coding sequence GTGCCCAGCGAAGAGACCGGCGCCGTTGACCACCGTTCGCTGCACGAGAGGATCGCCGCCGATCTGCGCGACGAGATCATGAACGGCGACCTCGCGCCGGGCGCCAAGCTGCCCTCCACGGCACAGCTCAAGGAGCGGTTCGCCGCCTCGAACGCCACCGTGCAGAAGGCGCTGGGCCTGTTGAAGGACGAACGCCTGGTCGTCGGGCGGGCCGGGGCCGCCGTCACCGTGCGAGACCACCGGCAGCGGACCATGCGCCCGGCTTCGTACATGGCACCGGCAGCCGGTGGCGAACGCTACCGCTGGCTGACCGAGGCCGAGAAGCTGGGGACCCATGCCCGGAGCAGACTGCTGCGCGTGGCGGACGTCGTGCCGCCCGCCGATGTGGCTGCGGCGCTCGGGCTCCCGGAGGGCGGCACGGCCCTGCTCCGTCATCAACTGCTGCTGATCGATGACGAGCCGGTGGAGCTGGTCAGCTCCTACTACCCGCCGGAGATCGCCCGGGGCACGGCGATCGAGAAGCGCCGGAAGATCAGGGGCGGCACGCCCGCACTCCTTGCCGAGCTGGGGTATCCGCCCCGGCTCAGCGTGGACCGGGTCTCGGCGCGGGTGCCCACCCAGGAGCAGTTCACCGCGCTCCGGCTGCCGGGCGATCTCCCGGTGCTGCGCACCTTGCGTGTCGTCCACGGCGAGGGCGACCGCCCCCTCGAGGTCACGGTGATGGTCAAGGCGGGTCATCTCTACGAGATGCAGTACGAGTTCACGGCGGAGTGA
- a CDS encoding UTRA domain-containing protein, whose protein sequence is MSSVEWVTTSVPYLSARQPGQSDAWSTETAARGRRGSQRIVQAGEVTAPAAIAEVLGLEQGAEVVVRRRIMYLDDRPCELTDTYYPPVIARGTRLAGTAKIPGGAVTLLAELGYVGVRSREDVSARLPSEEEAEALESEMTQPVLQLIRLTLDARDRPIQADRMVMPAQLQQLRYDMRIG, encoded by the coding sequence GTGAGCAGCGTCGAGTGGGTCACCACGTCAGTGCCGTACCTGAGCGCGCGGCAGCCCGGGCAGAGTGATGCCTGGAGCACCGAGACCGCGGCCAGGGGGCGGCGGGGAAGCCAGCGCATCGTGCAGGCGGGAGAGGTCACCGCGCCCGCCGCGATCGCGGAGGTACTGGGCCTGGAACAGGGCGCCGAAGTCGTCGTACGACGGCGCATCATGTATCTCGACGACCGGCCGTGCGAGTTGACGGACACCTACTACCCGCCGGTGATCGCCCGCGGCACCCGGCTCGCCGGGACGGCGAAGATCCCGGGCGGGGCGGTCACGCTGCTCGCCGAACTCGGATACGTCGGCGTCCGCTCCCGTGAGGACGTCAGTGCGCGGCTGCCCAGCGAGGAGGAGGCCGAGGCCCTGGAGTCGGAAATGACGCAGCCCGTACTCCAGTTGATCCGGCTGACGCTCGACGCCCGGGACCGGCCGATCCAGGCGGACAGGATGGTCATGCCGGCCCAGCTCCAGCAACTGCGCTACGACATGAGGATCGGGTGA
- a CDS encoding HAD-IIA family hydrolase, with amino-acid sequence MAERKPIESWLTDMDGVLMHEGVPVPGADAFIKRLRESGKPFLVLTNNSIYTPRDLHARLSRIGLDVPWESIWTSALATAQFLDDQRPGGTAYVIGEAGLTTALHDIGYVLTDHSPDYVVLGETRTYSFEALTKAIRLINDGARFIATNPDETGPSPQGALPATGSVAALITKATGVDPYFVGKPNPLMMRHGLNVIGAHSETSAMIGDRMDTDVVAGLEAGMETFLVLTGLTRPEEVERHPFRPSRVVDSIADLIDLV; translated from the coding sequence GTGGCAGAGCGCAAGCCGATCGAGTCATGGCTCACCGACATGGACGGCGTCCTGATGCACGAGGGCGTTCCGGTTCCCGGGGCGGACGCCTTCATCAAGCGGCTGCGCGAATCGGGCAAACCCTTTCTTGTGCTGACGAATAACTCCATTTACACCCCGCGCGATCTCCACGCCCGGCTGAGCCGTATCGGGCTGGATGTGCCCTGGGAGTCCATCTGGACCTCCGCGCTGGCCACTGCCCAGTTCCTCGACGACCAGCGGCCCGGCGGCACCGCGTACGTCATCGGGGAGGCGGGCCTGACCACCGCCCTGCACGACATCGGCTATGTCCTGACCGACCACTCCCCGGATTACGTGGTCCTCGGCGAGACCCGCACCTACAGCTTCGAGGCCCTGACGAAGGCGATCCGGCTGATCAACGACGGGGCCCGGTTCATCGCGACCAACCCCGACGAGACCGGTCCCTCGCCGCAGGGCGCGCTGCCCGCTACCGGGTCGGTGGCCGCGCTGATCACCAAGGCGACGGGCGTCGACCCGTACTTCGTCGGCAAGCCCAACCCGCTGATGATGCGGCACGGCCTCAACGTCATCGGCGCCCACTCCGAGACCTCCGCGATGATCGGCGACCGGATGGACACCGATGTGGTGGCCGGACTGGAAGCGGGCATGGAGACCTTCCTGGTGCTGACCGGGCTGACCCGCCCCGAGGAGGTCGAGCGGCATCCGTTCCGCCCCTCCCGCGTGGTGGACTCGATCGCGGACCTCATCGACCTGGTCTGA
- a CDS encoding class F sortase yields the protein MNKGNAHLHPHRTGQLLAGVAWAVLLLGLWLWGRDLAEGVAAQLATTGDVAAVGRPLGRQGPAHAHAPVPASATTEPMGITIEALGVRGAGIGAQDLDENGLPAPPAPASPDTVSWYAAGPQPGEAGAALLVGRAGGDRGSGAGPLTVRRLTGLKPGQRVEVRRADGSTARFTVEDVQLYDHDRFDPHRAYAPHEGGRSELRLIVDDGARGGAAAGRDGGPAKVVVVAAYLTSFQAGNAGESPAS from the coding sequence ATGAACAAGGGGAATGCCCACCTCCACCCCCACCGCACGGGCCAGCTTCTTGCGGGGGTGGCGTGGGCGGTGTTGTTGCTGGGGCTGTGGTTGTGGGGGCGTGATCTGGCTGAGGGCGTGGCCGCACAGCTCGCCACTACGGGTGATGTGGCCGCGGTCGGCCGTCCGTTGGGGCGTCAGGGGCCCGCGCATGCGCACGCCCCGGTGCCGGCCTCGGCGACCACGGAGCCCATGGGGATCACCATCGAAGCGCTCGGTGTACGGGGGGCCGGTATCGGCGCGCAAGATCTTGACGAGAACGGGCTGCCGGCCCCGCCCGCGCCCGCCTCGCCGGACACCGTCAGCTGGTACGCCGCGGGGCCGCAACCGGGCGAGGCGGGCGCGGCGCTGCTGGTGGGCCGGGCCGGCGGCGACCGTGGTTCCGGTGCCGGGCCCCTCACCGTCCGGCGGCTGACCGGTCTCAAGCCGGGGCAGCGGGTGGAGGTCCGGCGTGCCGACGGCAGCACCGCGCGCTTCACCGTCGAGGACGTCCAGCTCTACGACCACGACCGCTTCGACCCCCACCGGGCCTACGCCCCGCACGAAGGAGGCCGCTCCGAACTGCGGTTGATCGTCGATGACGGCGCTCGCGGCGGTGCCGCGGCAGGGCGTGACGGTGGTCCTGCGAAGGTGGTCGTGGTCGCGGCGTATCTGACGTCGTTCCAGGCCGGGAACGCGGGGGAGAGCCCCGCATCATGA
- a CDS encoding glycoside hydrolase family 6 protein → MDGNLRRTAGAGPPTGRSGAGRRRLAHPGAAAAGAMAVLLLAGCSSDGGKDDGLPAEPGQRPKSVTPFWVNPDSKAARQMSAYRKDDKSADARLVNKIAAQPVAEWIGVDDPQGEARGFTEAAAKAGREALLVLYNIPHRDCGSYSQGGAADGNAYRAWLDGVLKGIGDRPTTVILEPDALPHIADKCTPQKFQEERYALLTEAVGKLKALPHTKVYLDAGNPHWIKDPGQMVEPLKRAGIDRADGFALNISNYQTTAENTKYGKQLSAMVGGKRFVIDTSRNGNGPAPGGDDPENWCNPPGRALGTPPTTKTADPLIADYLWIKRPGESDGTCKGGPKAGAWWPSYALGLARGAK, encoded by the coding sequence ATGGACGGCAATCTGCGGCGGACGGCCGGGGCCGGGCCGCCGACGGGCCGCTCCGGTGCCGGACGGCGGCGTCTCGCGCATCCCGGTGCGGCAGCGGCGGGAGCGATGGCTGTGCTGCTGCTCGCCGGCTGTTCCTCCGACGGCGGCAAGGACGACGGCCTGCCGGCCGAGCCGGGCCAACGCCCCAAGTCCGTCACGCCGTTCTGGGTCAACCCGGACAGCAAGGCGGCCCGCCAGATGTCCGCGTACCGCAAGGACGACAAGTCCGCGGACGCCCGCCTGGTCAACAAGATCGCGGCGCAGCCGGTCGCCGAGTGGATAGGCGTCGACGACCCGCAAGGGGAGGCCCGGGGCTTCACCGAGGCGGCCGCCAAGGCCGGCCGTGAGGCGCTGCTGGTCCTCTACAACATCCCGCACCGCGACTGCGGCAGCTACTCCCAGGGAGGCGCCGCCGACGGCAACGCCTACCGGGCGTGGCTGGACGGTGTGCTCAAGGGCATCGGCGACCGCCCCACCACCGTCATCCTGGAGCCCGACGCGCTGCCGCACATCGCGGACAAGTGCACCCCGCAGAAGTTCCAGGAGGAGCGGTACGCCCTGCTGACGGAGGCGGTCGGCAAGCTCAAGGCGCTGCCGCACACCAAGGTTTATCTGGATGCCGGCAATCCGCACTGGATCAAGGACCCGGGCCAGATGGTCGAACCCCTCAAGCGGGCCGGTATCGACCGGGCCGACGGCTTCGCGCTGAACATCTCCAACTACCAGACCACCGCGGAGAACACGAAGTACGGCAAGCAGCTGTCCGCCATGGTCGGCGGCAAGCGCTTCGTCATCGACACCAGCCGCAACGGCAACGGTCCGGCGCCCGGCGGCGACGACCCGGAGAACTGGTGCAACCCCCCGGGGCGCGCCCTGGGCACTCCGCCGACGACCAAGACCGCCGATCCCCTGATCGCCGACTACCTGTGGATCAAGCGCCCGGGTGAGTCGGACGGCACCTGCAAGGGCGGCCCGAAGGCGGGCGCCTGGTGGCCCTCGTACGCGTTGGGGCTGGCGCGCGGCGCGAAGTAG